The following coding sequences are from one Gemmatimonadales bacterium window:
- a CDS encoding S9 family peptidase: MTTQIPPVARREPTAFSMHGETFHDDYAWMCRRDDPEVRAYLEAENAYGHAVLAPLAPLEATLYDEMLARIRQTDLSVPYRDGEYWYYSRTVEGQQYAIYARRHGSMEAPEEVLLDLNTLAEGHTFMGLGVYAISPDAGLLAYAIDTTGFREYTLHVKDLATGEARIVPVPRVGSFAWAADSRAFFYTVDDPVTKREFRMYAAVVDGGAARLVYEETDERFRVIVTRTRSRRYLVMYAASHITSEAHVLETDAPDGAWRVVSPRRQDREYDIEHHGDHFYIRVNDTAATFRVVSAPVAAPDEANWVEFLPAHLGVMLEGFECFAGHWVSWERSEGLPRIRVGPVGSPAGRLVEFGEEVYDVSPSINLTWETTRLRYRYESFVTSSSVYEYDMQTHVSVLLKRKEVLGDYDPSRYVSERLFAVAPDGVRVPISLVRLAGPTVAVPTYLTGYGAYGISYPVSFTSNRLSLLDRGVAFAVAHVRGGGELGRPWHDAGKLGQKSNSFTDFIAVADHLAAVGRTTPSQLVIEGGSAGGLLMGAVINARPDLASAAILQVPFVDVLNTMRDPTLPLTVGEYEEWGNPDIEEQFRWIRSYCPYTNLRSGSYPALLIRSSLNDSQVMYWEPAKYVAKLRTIDTDPRPVILLTNLDAGHSGASGRYDRLREIATDYAYVLWRVGLAG; encoded by the coding sequence ATGACGACGCAGATACCCCCGGTGGCTCGGCGCGAGCCGACCGCCTTCTCGATGCATGGCGAAACGTTTCACGACGACTATGCCTGGATGTGCCGGCGAGACGACCCCGAGGTGCGCGCCTACCTCGAGGCCGAGAATGCCTACGGCCACGCGGTGCTGGCGCCGCTCGCTCCGCTCGAGGCGACACTCTACGATGAGATGCTGGCCCGGATCAGGCAGACTGACCTGAGTGTGCCGTATCGCGATGGAGAGTACTGGTACTACTCGCGCACCGTGGAGGGTCAGCAGTACGCTATCTATGCCCGACGTCACGGCAGTATGGAGGCGCCCGAGGAAGTCCTGCTCGATCTGAACACGCTTGCCGAAGGGCACACCTTCATGGGGCTTGGTGTGTATGCAATCAGCCCGGATGCCGGGTTGCTCGCCTACGCGATCGACACCACAGGCTTTCGAGAGTACACACTCCACGTCAAGGATCTGGCCACCGGCGAGGCGCGGATCGTTCCCGTGCCGCGAGTCGGTTCGTTCGCATGGGCGGCGGACAGTCGGGCGTTCTTCTACACCGTGGATGACCCCGTCACCAAACGTGAGTTCCGGATGTACGCCGCGGTCGTCGACGGGGGAGCTGCGCGGCTCGTCTACGAAGAGACGGATGAGCGTTTCCGGGTCATCGTCACCCGAACCCGGAGCAGGCGCTATCTCGTGATGTACGCCGCCAGCCACATCACGAGTGAGGCACACGTTCTCGAGACCGATGCGCCAGACGGCGCCTGGCGTGTTGTCTCGCCGCGGCGGCAAGACCGTGAGTACGATATCGAGCACCACGGCGACCATTTCTATATCCGGGTCAACGACACGGCGGCCACGTTTCGGGTGGTGTCGGCTCCGGTTGCTGCGCCTGACGAGGCGAACTGGGTCGAGTTCCTGCCGGCCCATCTCGGGGTGATGCTGGAGGGGTTCGAATGCTTTGCCGGTCACTGGGTGTCCTGGGAGCGGAGCGAGGGTCTGCCTCGGATTCGGGTTGGTCCAGTCGGTTCCCCAGCGGGTCGGCTGGTGGAGTTCGGCGAGGAAGTTTACGACGTTAGTCCGTCGATCAACCTGACGTGGGAAACGACCCGGCTGCGCTACCGATACGAGTCGTTCGTGACGTCGTCGTCCGTCTATGAGTACGACATGCAGACGCACGTGTCGGTGCTGCTCAAGCGCAAAGAAGTGCTGGGCGACTATGACCCGTCCCGCTACGTCAGCGAGCGCCTTTTCGCGGTTGCCCCGGACGGCGTCAGGGTACCGATCTCCCTGGTGCGCCTGGCCGGGCCGACAGTCGCCGTGCCGACCTACCTGACCGGGTATGGCGCGTATGGCATCTCCTATCCGGTCTCCTTCACGTCTAACCGCTTGAGCCTGCTCGACCGCGGGGTTGCGTTTGCGGTGGCGCACGTCCGGGGCGGTGGCGAGCTGGGCCGACCCTGGCACGACGCCGGCAAGCTGGGACAGAAGTCTAATTCGTTCACTGACTTCATTGCCGTCGCCGATCATCTCGCGGCCGTCGGGCGAACCACGCCGTCGCAACTCGTGATCGAAGGAGGCAGCGCCGGCGGGCTGCTGATGGGCGCGGTCATCAACGCCCGACCGGATCTGGCGAGCGCCGCCATTCTGCAGGTCCCGTTCGTCGATGTTCTGAATACCATGCGCGACCCGACGCTTCCACTGACGGTGGGCGAGTACGAGGAATGGGGCAATCCGGACATCGAGGAGCAGTTCCGCTGGATCCGGAGCTACTGTCCGTACACCAATCTGCGTTCAGGTTCGTATCCCGCTCTGCTGATACGGAGTTCCCTGAATGACAGTCAGGTGATGTACTGGGAGCCGGCCAAGTATGTGGCCAAGCTGCGCACAATCGATACCGACCCGCGGCCGGTGATCTTGCTCACCAATCTCGACGCCGGTCATTCCGGGGCATCCGGTCGATACGATCGACTGCGGGAGATTGCCACGGACTATGCCTACGTGCTGTGGCGGGTCGGTCTCGCAGGGTGA